The Phaseolus vulgaris cultivar G19833 chromosome 10, P. vulgaris v2.0, whole genome shotgun sequence DNA window GTGTCCGCTCCTTGACACGTTTTGTCATAAGTTCATCATTTAGCTTTTGAATAATCTCACGCATTTCTTCTATTTGATGGACTACTGGAGCTTGACTTGCAGCAGAGTGAGCACTTGTTGAACTATTAAACCTTTTGCTCAATACACCAAGACCATAGACATTCCCTTTTTTATTTCCACTTCCAACAACATCGATGTATATTTCATTGTCATCAATAGAGGCAACATGAGAGTTTTGCGAAGATGCGCTTTCAAGCATTTGCTGTTGTTGGGCTTCTTCTCGACGTTTCTTATATTTCTCCTGAAAATGAAGTCAAATTGATTATTACGAAGAAAacataaagtaaaaattaaactataacAAAGTTTAAAAATACCGCAAGGTTGCGAGTTTTGTCATTGACCCATTCTCCAGTCTTCAATTTCTTTGTTCTCTCTACAACCTCCCAAGCAGTTGGTTGTCGTTCAAGCTCTTTAGTCTACATAAATTCGATAAAAAGATATAATagattgtatttaaattaaatatagaaagagaagaaatataataatattaccaTTTTCTCAAAGTGAGCTGCAGTAGATATGGAACCACCACAGTAGGCTGAGGCTCCCTTCTCAACAGCCCGATTCGCCTTGGCAATAACACTCTTGTTCTGGAATTCTGTACAACTCCAATGCTGGTCCAAGGTTGCTCGAACAAGTTGTGGAATCCAGGTCCCCTTATCTTGACAATGCCTAACTTTACTCATAGCATTTTTAAAGATACGGGAGgcttttgtataaaaaatggATCTAATGAGTTGGTCTTGTTCCATATCCCACCTATACTCTTTCTGcatgtaaaataaattagaaaaaaaacattgtagaaaaataaaatatcattttaaatgtAATCATAACTCAAATTACCTTGAACTCTCCAAACCATCTATCTCTAAGCTCAAGACGAACCTTCTTCCAAGTGGGACTGGGTTCATCATATTTTTGCTTGATGATTCGTGAGATTACATTGGAAGGTCCATTTTCAAGTGAAAAACTATGTTCAAAACATATTGTCAAAATGATATATGAAAATTAGATCATATTTACGAATTACAATTAGATTAAAATATACTTACTCTCCTCTTGCTGCATGAAGCCAGGGTCTTTGATCAACTACATTGCCAAACTCATTGTCAGGTGTAAGAGAGTCTTGTATCGGTGAAGGTTGATTCATAGTTAGCTCTGTAGAAAAGGTAGTAGGATTTGATTCTCCTACATGATGTTCAATATCTTGTCCGTGAAGTGTAGGAAGTGGGGCGGCTCCTTCATAAATAGGATGTGTAGACTCCATAGTTGTTGGAAGAACAAACGAAGGGGGAATGTTGGTATTGGGTAAAGATATATCATCAACACGAACACCTCGACCACCACGATTAGGTGGTCTACGACCACCACCTCTACCCCTTGGTGTCATCtgcaagtaaaaaatattacatatataagatgtaattaatacaataatcaaagtcgatcaatcaattttgaataaACAAATAAAGTAATCATGATCAAAAGACTCAAACCTGATTTTGTTTTCTACAACCAAATATGTCAACCAAATATGTCAGTTATCTTCCCTGTTATTCACTACAATTATGGGAAACcacaataaaattaatgttaaacaTAATTTGGACTAGGTATACAATCAATTTTAATGCATGAATTACCGAAGAGGTATCTGTGTCACTGAAATCACTCTCAATGTTATCCTCACTTGAAATGTATTCCTCCTCGTATTGTTCATCTATGTTTGTTTCATTTAGTAATTGTATATCTACTTCTTCTCCCCCCCCCCATCAACATCAGCAAGAGAATCATGAATGAATTCTGGATCAACATGTAGCACTACTTCAAGTTGTAGAAGCTCATCATCTTGGTATGGAGTGTCATGCTCAACCTCACTTACTGTGTTATCAATGATTCTAATACgagcttttgttttaattactcCCAACCAACCTTGGTGTCGCTCTGGATATTTGGTGTAATAAACTTGCTCTGCCTGTTGGGCAAATATGAATGGATCATATGCTTTATTATATCTCCGTGATTCTTTTACTTGAACGATCCCATAGTTCTTATCTACTTTGGTTCCTATATTAGGAGTATTATCAAACCATTCACACTGGAAGAGAACTACATTCATTATTGGAAAGCCAGTATACTCCAATTGAATAATATTAGACAATATTCCATAAAAATTTGACTCTGATTGATCATTGGTTCCTCGTACATAAACACCATAGTTAGTGGAATTCATGCCTTCACTCCAAAGAACAGTGTGAAATTTGTATCCATTGATAACATAGATAGACCATGATTGAACTTTTCTCTTAGGACCCCATGCTAAGTTAACCAATAATGgatcttcaatattattttctgGATTTAGAACCTAAACAAAAGATTATAAATTACACAATGTCTCCAAAagtaaaatttgtataaaaggCAAATTAAAAACATACATATTGTTTGAACCATATAGCAAAATAGGATGAAATGTATTGGCCAATTTGAGCTTCTGAAGCAGTAGGACTAATCTCTCttaaatatttaacataaataCTGCAACAAAGAAATTGATTATTCAAACCTCATGCAACAtaattaactttcttttcaaatgaGTGAACATTGTCTTACTCAAAATATGGTTGAACCTCTTCACAGTTTTGAAGAACATACAATTGGGCAGCATCAAAGTCTTTTTGATTTAGATAATATGTCATGCATTTTCCGATTTCTCTTCCTGgataattgaaaattgaaataggAGGAGCACGTGAAGAACCCTCGCCTACTTCAAGATTACGAGGGATCCTAGTCCTTCTTGTTTCAACATGATCAGGATAATAAAATGAGGCAAATGTAGATGTTTCCTCCACCAAGTAAGCTTCACAAATAGAGCCTTCCACCCTcgctttattttttacttttttttaggGAGTGTAAGAACCTAAAAAAGAATATGGAtgtacataattttaaatattaaataaataaacaacaaatattataatagtGATTAGTTCCAACGATATTGGACTGGACCACCAACTTTTGCCTCGTAAGGTAGATGAATTGGAAGATGTTCCATGGAATCAAAGAAGCTTGGTGGAAATATTTGTTCCAATTTACACAATAACACAGGAATATTTTCTTCCATAACTCTTAGGTGGTCAACA harbors:
- the LOC137817969 gene encoding uncharacterized protein; translated protein: MSLAIFSLENGPSNVISRIIKQKYDEPSPTWKKVRLELRDRWFGEFKKEYRWDMEQDQLIRSIFYTKASRIFKNAMSKVRHCQDKGTWIPQLVRATLDQHWSCTEFQNKSVIAKANRAVEKGASAYCGGSISTAAHFEKMTKELERQPTAWEVVERTKKLKTGEWVNDKTRNLAEKYKKRREEAQQQQMLESASSQNSHVASIDDNEIYIDVVGSGNKKGNVYGLGVLSKRFNSSTSAHSAASQAPVVHQIEEMREIIQKLNDELMTKRVKERTLEEKMELLMKTHEEQSERMRKQDEKMQLILQHIQMNNPASGSSDPTTSGHHKGDQSRDDSSEED